In Turicibacter sanguinis, a genomic segment contains:
- a CDS encoding efflux RND transporter periplasmic adaptor subunit — MKKWIGWLLVLVVILVLGGFLLSRPKDVLYDHVQATTQDLTTYYSFSGNVEAKDAQSLISTTMFQVNEILVEEGQWVEKGEVLLTTSQGMKLEASVSGEVSTIYVREGDLVTSGTPLVDVTDYEHLQIKVKVDEYNIIPVSVGKEVSVHVNALNQDYSGSISHVTKEAQISSGIAYFIATVDIEENANLYIGMSSEVKLVNESVTDAIVLPMDAIQFKSDETPYVYYQNENDEVISKDITVGISDGVYVQVLSGVNQGEDILVPKAIEIKTPFEMMKHSNK, encoded by the coding sequence ATGAAGAAATGGATTGGTTGGTTACTAGTATTAGTTGTCATTTTAGTGTTAGGAGGATTTCTTTTAAGTCGTCCAAAAGACGTGTTATACGATCATGTGCAGGCAACAACGCAAGATTTGACGACCTATTATAGTTTTAGCGGGAATGTCGAAGCAAAAGATGCACAGTCCTTAATTTCAACAACAATGTTTCAAGTAAATGAAATTCTAGTTGAAGAGGGACAGTGGGTTGAAAAAGGAGAAGTATTATTAACAACGTCTCAAGGTATGAAATTAGAAGCAAGCGTATCAGGTGAAGTGTCAACGATTTATGTACGTGAGGGAGATTTAGTGACAAGTGGTACCCCTCTAGTAGATGTGACGGATTATGAACACTTACAGATTAAAGTTAAGGTGGATGAATATAATATTATCCCGGTATCGGTTGGAAAAGAAGTGAGTGTTCATGTGAATGCGTTAAATCAAGATTATTCTGGTAGTATCTCTCATGTGACGAAAGAAGCACAAATCAGTAGTGGGATTGCCTACTTTATAGCGACAGTTGATATCGAAGAAAATGCGAATTTATATATTGGAATGTCATCAGAAGTGAAGCTTGTCAATGAAAGTGTGACAGATGCCATTGTTTTACCGATGGATGCTATTCAATTTAAATCGGATGAAACACCTTATGTTTATTACCAAAATGAAAATGATGAAGTGATAAGCAAAGATATTACGGTTGGGATCAGTGATGGTGTCTATGTGCAAGTGTTGAGTGGCGTTAATCAAGGTGAGGACATACTAGTTCCTAAAGCTATCGAAATTAAGACCCCTTTTGAAATGATGAAGCACTCGAATAAATAG
- a CDS encoding Na/Pi cotransporter family protein — MSDYINIFLGLFSGLALFLFGMEFMGDGLENAAGSKLKSFFDKAITNPLKGALVGTIVTAIIQSSSATTVMVVGFVNAGLMSLYQAVGVIMGANIGTTITGQLITFKIDDYIPLFIIIGAALILFMKQQNRKEIGKIIFGFGLLFMGLTAMKDAMSPIAQTTFFQDLIIALEGNMFLGILVGAVMTAVVQSSSASTAILLSLAATGAISLQVAIPILFGNNIGTCVTALLSSLNANKVAKKAAFIHLSFNLIGTLIFLPLIGILSNIVTHMGGDIDKQIANAHTIFNVVNAIILLPFAGVFVKLANLALKDKEGEQASINRLDRRFLETPAIAFEQAFQESLTMYDLAKENLTLATNALMDGKTTDYRKIYENESEINRMERDLSSFLVSISSHDITEVDTNRIASMIKIVSDIERIGDHSKNIAELAEEVATSKLSFTSDAIEELKLMYNYTLESINSSYASYKNNNRQKANDTVIFEENIDRLEELLRDKHIKRLSENKCNAHSGAVFLDAISNFERIGDHSINIAEYILNLSDNSIK, encoded by the coding sequence ATGTCGGATTACATCAACATCTTTTTAGGTCTATTTAGTGGACTAGCCCTATTCCTATTTGGAATGGAGTTTATGGGAGATGGTCTTGAAAATGCAGCTGGTTCAAAGCTGAAATCATTCTTCGATAAAGCCATCACGAATCCATTAAAAGGGGCATTAGTAGGAACAATCGTCACAGCAATTATTCAAAGTAGTAGTGCTACAACCGTTATGGTCGTTGGTTTCGTAAACGCTGGATTAATGAGCCTATACCAAGCAGTAGGGGTCATTATGGGGGCTAATATTGGAACAACAATTACAGGTCAATTAATTACATTCAAAATCGATGACTATATTCCACTATTTATTATCATCGGGGCTGCACTAATCCTATTCATGAAGCAACAAAACCGAAAAGAAATCGGAAAAATTATCTTCGGATTCGGTTTACTATTCATGGGATTAACAGCAATGAAGGATGCAATGAGTCCAATTGCTCAAACAACATTCTTCCAAGACTTAATTATAGCCCTTGAAGGAAATATGTTCTTAGGAATTTTAGTCGGGGCCGTTATGACTGCTGTCGTTCAAAGTTCTTCGGCTTCAACAGCGATTTTATTATCATTAGCCGCAACAGGAGCAATTAGTTTGCAAGTTGCAATTCCTATCCTATTTGGTAATAATATCGGAACATGTGTTACTGCTTTACTATCAAGTTTAAATGCAAATAAAGTTGCCAAAAAAGCGGCTTTCATTCACTTGTCATTTAACTTAATTGGAACCCTGATTTTCTTACCACTAATCGGTATCTTATCAAATATCGTGACTCATATGGGTGGTGACATTGATAAGCAAATCGCAAATGCTCATACAATCTTCAACGTTGTAAATGCGATTATCTTACTACCTTTTGCTGGTGTATTTGTTAAGTTAGCTAACTTAGCACTTAAAGACAAAGAAGGTGAACAAGCGTCTATTAATCGCCTTGACCGTCGTTTCTTAGAAACTCCTGCCATTGCATTTGAGCAAGCTTTCCAAGAAAGCTTAACCATGTATGATCTAGCGAAAGAAAACTTAACGCTAGCAACTAATGCATTAATGGATGGAAAAACTACAGACTACAGAAAAATATATGAAAATGAATCAGAAATCAATCGTATGGAACGTGATCTTTCTTCTTTCTTAGTTTCGATTTCATCACACGATATCACAGAGGTAGATACAAATCGTATTGCTTCGATGATTAAGATTGTAAGTGATATTGAACGTATCGGAGATCATAGTAAAAACATTGCAGAGCTTGCTGAAGAAGTGGCAACAAGTAAATTATCATTCACATCTGACGCAATTGAAGAATTAAAATTAATGTATAACTACACATTAGAATCTATTAATTCATCTTATGCAAGTTACAAAAACAACAACCGTCAAAAAGCAAATGATACGGTGATTTTTGAAGAGAATATCGATCGCTTAGAAGAATTATTACGTGATAAACACATTAAGCGTTTAAGTGAAAATAAATGTAATGCTCATAGTGGTGCCGTATTCTTAGATGCTATTTCAAACTTTGAACGTATCGGAGACCACTCAATCAATATCGCTGAATATATCTTAAACTTAAGTGATAATTCAATCAAATAA
- a CDS encoding Na/Pi cotransporter family protein translates to MHTIPIILNLLCGLLIFLYGMRQMSHALKSLAGDKLKTIFKTTITSPYKGALLGAIFTALVQSSSAITVLVVGLVDSGLMSLLQATGVIMGANLGTTVTTQLITLNLTDFIPYFICVGTCIIVCFKKRPFHQIGYFLFSFGLLFLGLQMVKTAMSPIVESTLFQQLIFNVQGNLILCLLLGMSITFLIQSSSASTAILISLVSTGAISLYTAIPILFGHEIGTCMTAILSSLGGNTAGKQAALIHFTFNLVGTLLFLPFISLLIDFTATFSPSPERQIANAQLVFNLVTVLLFLPFSKYFVKFATTIFKDRKKGVRL, encoded by the coding sequence ATGCACACCATCCCGATTATTTTAAACTTATTATGTGGGTTACTCATATTCTTGTATGGAATGAGACAAATGAGTCACGCTCTTAAATCACTAGCTGGAGATAAACTAAAGACCATCTTCAAAACAACCATTACCTCCCCTTATAAAGGGGCGCTCCTTGGTGCGATTTTCACAGCGCTCGTTCAAAGTAGCTCAGCTATTACTGTATTAGTTGTCGGACTCGTTGATTCAGGTCTGATGAGCTTATTACAAGCCACAGGTGTTATTATGGGAGCCAATCTTGGAACCACTGTGACGACACAATTAATCACCTTAAATTTAACGGATTTTATTCCTTACTTTATCTGCGTAGGAACCTGTATCATTGTCTGCTTTAAAAAAAGACCCTTTCACCAAATTGGATATTTTTTATTTAGCTTTGGACTATTATTTCTTGGGCTTCAAATGGTTAAAACAGCCATGAGCCCGATTGTTGAGTCTACCCTCTTTCAACAATTGATTTTCAACGTCCAAGGCAATCTTATCCTTTGTCTACTTCTTGGAATGTCGATTACTTTCCTCATCCAGAGTTCATCTGCATCCACCGCTATCCTTATTTCACTTGTTTCCACCGGTGCGATTTCTTTATATACCGCAATTCCTATTTTATTTGGACATGAAATTGGAACTTGTATGACAGCCATATTATCAAGTTTAGGAGGAAATACAGCTGGAAAACAAGCGGCACTGATTCACTTTACTTTTAACTTGGTAGGAACACTACTCTTTCTGCCATTCATTAGCCTACTCATCGACTTTACCGCCACCTTTAGTCCGTCTCCTGAACGTCAAATCGCCAATGCTCAACTTGTCTTTAATCTCGTCACCGTCCTACTATTTTTACCTTTCTCTAAATACTTCGTTAAATTTGCCACCACTATTTTTAAAGATCGAAAAAAGGGAGTCCGTCTCTAA
- a CDS encoding ABC transporter ATP-binding protein → MSEEILSMKSIVKSYVLGDEEQVVLKGINFRVNEGEFVSILGPSGSGKSTMMNIIGCLDCSTSGSYILSGQDIKDLNENELADIRSHEIGFVFQSFQLLPRLTALQNVELPMIYAGIPSHERKVRAKEMLERVGLANRIHHYPNQLSGGQQQRVAIARAISTNPTILLADEPTGALDQKTSHQVMSLFKELNQEGRTIIMITHDETIAKEASRIVRILDGNLLEEVINRV, encoded by the coding sequence ATGTCAGAAGAAATTCTATCAATGAAAAGTATAGTCAAGTCCTATGTGCTAGGGGATGAGGAGCAAGTTGTTTTAAAAGGCATTAACTTCCGTGTTAATGAAGGAGAATTTGTCTCTATTTTAGGGCCATCTGGTTCTGGAAAATCGACGATGATGAATATTATTGGCTGCTTAGACTGTTCGACCAGTGGTTCATATATTTTATCAGGACAAGATATTAAAGATTTAAATGAAAATGAATTGGCGGATATTCGTAGTCATGAAATTGGATTTGTTTTCCAATCGTTTCAATTGCTACCAAGATTGACGGCTTTACAAAACGTTGAGCTTCCAATGATATATGCAGGAATTCCATCACATGAACGAAAAGTAAGAGCAAAGGAAATGCTTGAACGAGTTGGACTTGCTAATCGTATCCATCACTATCCTAATCAATTATCTGGTGGGCAACAACAACGTGTTGCGATTGCAAGAGCTATTTCTACAAATCCAACGATTTTATTAGCAGATGAACCGACTGGAGCATTGGATCAAAAAACAAGCCATCAGGTGATGTCATTATTTAAAGAATTAAATCAAGAAGGTCGGACAATTATTATGATTACACATGATGAAACGATTGCCAAAGAAGCATCAAGAATCGTGCGGATTTTAGATGGAAACCTCTTAGAGGAGGTGATAAATCGTGTTTAA
- the sufB gene encoding Fe-S cluster assembly protein SufB, whose product MSAEVQEKKHEIEGIVTDYKYGFKTDYKNIKDTGKGISEAVVREISEIKGEPEWMLEYRLKAYNHFAKTPMPEWGPDLSEINFDDYTYYIKPSEKTENSWDEVPDEIKDTFDKLGIPEAEAKFLSGVSTQYESEVVYHNNQKELEEAGVIFMDTDSALKQYPDLFKEYFGKVISYADNKFSALNSAVWSGGSFIYVPKGVKIEKPLQSYFRINTESMGQFERTLIIVDEGADIHYVEGCTAPTYSADSLHSAVVEIYIRKGGRCRYSTIQNWSNNILNLVTKRAVCEDYAHMEWIDGNIGSKITMKYPACVLKGEGAKGTTISIAFAGEGQIQDAGAKMIHLAPNTSSTIISKSLSRNGGNVTYRGIVEHGKNAKGAKSHVECDTLILDNVSKSDTIPYNIVKNDDVTIQHEATVSKVSEEQLFYLMSRGLTEEQATEMIVMGFIEPFAKELPMEYAVELNQLLKLEMNGSIG is encoded by the coding sequence GTGAGTGCTGAAGTACAAGAGAAAAAACACGAAATTGAAGGCATCGTAACCGATTATAAGTACGGATTTAAAACGGACTATAAAAATATCAAAGATACAGGTAAGGGAATTTCAGAAGCAGTTGTCCGTGAAATTTCTGAAATTAAAGGTGAACCTGAGTGGATGTTAGAGTATCGCTTAAAAGCATATAATCATTTTGCGAAAACTCCAATGCCTGAATGGGGACCGGATTTATCTGAAATTAATTTTGATGATTATACATATTATATTAAACCATCTGAAAAAACTGAAAATAGTTGGGATGAAGTTCCAGATGAAATCAAAGACACGTTTGACAAATTAGGAATTCCTGAAGCAGAAGCAAAATTCTTATCAGGAGTTTCAACTCAATATGAATCAGAGGTTGTTTATCATAATAATCAAAAAGAATTAGAAGAAGCTGGTGTTATCTTCATGGATACAGATTCAGCTTTAAAGCAATATCCTGATTTATTCAAAGAATATTTTGGAAAAGTTATCTCGTATGCAGACAATAAGTTCTCAGCGTTAAACAGTGCCGTATGGTCAGGTGGATCATTTATTTATGTTCCTAAAGGTGTTAAGATTGAAAAACCATTACAATCATATTTCCGTATTAATACAGAAAGTATGGGGCAATTTGAGCGTACATTAATTATTGTTGATGAGGGAGCAGACATTCACTATGTAGAGGGATGTACAGCACCAACCTATTCAGCAGATTCATTACACTCGGCTGTCGTTGAAATTTATATTCGTAAAGGTGGACGTTGCCGTTATTCGACGATTCAAAACTGGTCAAATAATATCCTAAATTTAGTAACAAAACGTGCCGTATGTGAAGATTATGCACATATGGAATGGATTGATGGAAATATCGGTTCAAAAATTACAATGAAATATCCTGCATGTGTCTTAAAAGGAGAAGGAGCAAAAGGAACAACTATTTCGATTGCTTTCGCTGGAGAGGGACAAATTCAAGATGCAGGAGCTAAAATGATTCACTTAGCCCCTAATACATCTTCAACAATTATCTCTAAATCATTATCACGTAATGGTGGAAATGTAACATACCGTGGAATTGTTGAACATGGGAAAAATGCAAAAGGTGCTAAATCACACGTTGAATGTGACACACTCATCTTAGATAATGTTTCTAAATCAGATACAATTCCTTATAACATCGTTAAAAATGATGATGTAACTATTCAACATGAAGCAACTGTTTCAAAAGTCTCTGAAGAACAATTATTCTACCTAATGAGCCGTGGTTTAACGGAAGAGCAAGCAACAGAAATGATTGTTATGGGATTCATTGAACCATTCGCAAAAGAATTACCAATGGAATACGCAGTCGAACTTAACCAATTATTAAAACTAGAAATGAACGGATCGATTGGCTAA
- the sufD gene encoding Fe-S cluster assembly protein SufD, whose amino-acid sequence MIQLPTWVQQMQTEAQSVMPSLKLPKADRTIIKNWAFEAIEVQTPSTYNNEIPSAVAHLVSTEDQNVVILCDGKIVYQNLGIAFDGVIIANLEEALTKHEAIFKPYFMNVASVDTNRLTALHMAHLNSGLFIHVPKNKVVKEALNVIYLQENGSLFNHTLIVAEPNSEFKYIENYCNTVSGNINVISETVVKENAQVDYAAMDRLTSETLAYNLRKARVEANGRLLVSLGALNDGNTVSENLVSLVGQGAHAEVKTVAIAEGSQKQNITVNIEHLAPFTEGHIVNHGISKDDAQLTFNGIGKIHKGMNGSNAQQESRAMILSETARADANPILLIDEYDVKAGHAAGVGKIDEEQLYYLMSRGLTRRAAEVLIIYGFLMPFIDEIRNESIKAEFEKVIARKINA is encoded by the coding sequence ATGATACAGTTACCAACATGGGTACAACAGATGCAAACAGAGGCGCAGTCTGTTATGCCGTCTTTAAAATTACCAAAAGCAGACCGTACAATAATAAAAAACTGGGCGTTTGAAGCTATTGAAGTTCAAACACCATCTACATATAACAATGAAATTCCGAGTGCTGTGGCACATTTAGTATCAACTGAAGATCAAAATGTTGTGATTTTATGCGATGGAAAGATCGTGTATCAAAATTTAGGAATAGCTTTTGATGGAGTTATTATTGCTAATTTAGAAGAGGCACTAACGAAACATGAAGCGATTTTTAAACCTTACTTTATGAACGTAGCGTCGGTTGACACAAATCGTTTAACAGCATTACATATGGCACATTTAAATAGTGGATTATTTATTCACGTCCCTAAAAATAAAGTGGTCAAAGAAGCCTTAAACGTTATCTATTTACAAGAAAATGGTTCTTTATTTAATCACACTCTGATTGTGGCGGAGCCAAATTCTGAATTCAAATACATTGAAAACTACTGCAACACAGTTTCAGGAAACATTAATGTCATCTCAGAAACTGTTGTAAAAGAAAATGCTCAAGTTGACTATGCGGCAATGGATCGCTTAACGAGTGAGACATTAGCTTACAATTTACGCAAAGCAAGGGTAGAGGCTAATGGTCGTCTTCTTGTTTCTCTTGGAGCTTTAAATGATGGAAATACAGTTTCAGAAAACTTAGTTTCATTAGTTGGACAAGGGGCACACGCAGAAGTGAAAACAGTAGCGATTGCAGAAGGTTCACAAAAACAAAATATTACGGTTAATATTGAACATTTAGCACCGTTTACTGAGGGACATATTGTAAATCATGGTATTTCTAAAGATGATGCTCAATTAACATTTAATGGAATTGGGAAAATTCATAAAGGAATGAATGGTTCTAATGCACAACAAGAAAGTCGTGCAATGATTTTATCAGAAACGGCTCGTGCTGATGCTAATCCAATTCTTTTAATTGACGAGTATGATGTGAAAGCAGGACATGCGGCTGGTGTTGGAAAAATTGATGAAGAACAATTATATTATTTAATGAGTCGTGGATTAACTCGTCGTGCAGCGGAAGTCTTAATTATTTATGGGTTCTTAATGCCATTTATTGATGAAATCCGTAACGAGTCAATTAAAGCTGAATTTGAAAAAGTAATTGCGCGTAAAATCAACGCGTAA
- a CDS encoding cysteine desulfurase has product MTLDINRIREDFPILKETMNGRPLVYLDSGATTLKPQVVTDAVNYYNTKKTSNVHRGVYQLSNDATELYEGAREKVKNLLNAKKVEEIVFTKGATQALNLVAQSYGLYNLKPGDEVIVSELEHHSSFLPWQHVARVTGAVLKFIPLDETGHITVENFKKVLSDKTRVVAINYVSNVMGYISPIKEITALAHEVGAIVSVDAAQAVPHMKIDVQDLDCDFLSFSGHKMCGPTGVGALYGKYELLNAMEPIEFGGEMIDIVGEVTSTWKDAPYRFEAGTPVIAGAIGLGAAIDYLQSIGFDEIAQHEYELRRYALEKLEELGGITIFNKDAKTGIISFNIDGVHPHDAATIYDAEGVCVRAGHHCAQPLMGWLCQPATLRASFYLYNTKEEVDAFIEATRKGKEFFDGVFF; this is encoded by the coding sequence ATGACATTAGACATTAATCGCATTCGAGAAGATTTTCCTATTTTAAAAGAAACAATGAATGGTCGTCCGCTTGTTTATTTAGATAGCGGAGCTACAACGCTTAAACCACAAGTCGTGACAGATGCAGTTAATTATTACAATACGAAAAAAACGTCTAACGTGCACCGTGGTGTTTATCAATTAAGTAACGATGCGACTGAACTATATGAGGGAGCTCGTGAAAAAGTAAAGAATTTATTAAATGCTAAAAAAGTAGAAGAGATTGTCTTTACAAAAGGAGCGACTCAGGCTTTAAACTTAGTCGCTCAAAGTTATGGGTTATATAATTTAAAACCAGGAGACGAAGTGATTGTTTCAGAGCTTGAACATCACAGTAGTTTTTTACCTTGGCAACATGTAGCTCGTGTAACAGGGGCAGTCCTTAAGTTTATCCCACTAGATGAAACAGGACATATTACAGTTGAAAACTTTAAAAAAGTATTAAGTGACAAAACAAGAGTTGTTGCGATTAATTATGTTTCAAATGTAATGGGATACATCTCACCAATTAAAGAGATTACAGCATTAGCACATGAAGTAGGGGCTATTGTTTCAGTTGATGCGGCACAAGCTGTTCCACATATGAAAATTGATGTTCAAGATTTAGATTGTGATTTCCTATCATTCAGCGGTCATAAAATGTGTGGACCAACAGGTGTTGGAGCATTATACGGAAAATATGAATTATTAAATGCAATGGAACCGATTGAATTTGGTGGAGAAATGATTGATATTGTTGGAGAAGTAACTTCAACATGGAAAGATGCACCATACCGCTTTGAAGCGGGAACACCCGTGATTGCAGGAGCGATTGGACTTGGAGCGGCCATTGATTATTTACAATCCATTGGATTTGATGAAATTGCACAACATGAATATGAATTACGTCGTTATGCTTTAGAAAAGTTAGAAGAGCTGGGAGGCATCACCATTTTCAATAAAGATGCAAAAACGGGTATTATTTCATTCAATATTGATGGAGTACATCCTCATGATGCTGCTACGATTTATGATGCCGAAGGAGTATGTGTTCGTGCAGGACATCATTGTGCTCAACCTTTAATGGGATGGTTGTGTCAACCTGCAACACTTCGTGCAAGTTTCTATTTATACAATACAAAAGAAGAAGTGGATGCATTTATTGAAGCCACTCGAAAAGGAAAGGAGTTTTTCGACGGTGTCTTTTTCTAA
- a CDS encoding YgaP family membrane protein yields MCQKNVGRLDSYVRISAGLMMISLGIMKHKGWLAAMGSMKVAEGITRYCPILDLCHFTTLSDDELLEEVLLEEALECAIDDACGCGCDDDFDDYDELEDEHDCHCCHHDIEDYAEEGM; encoded by the coding sequence ATGTGTCAAAAAAATGTTGGACGCCTAGATTCATATGTTCGTATTAGTGCCGGTTTAATGATGATTAGTTTAGGGATTATGAAACATAAAGGATGGTTAGCGGCTATGGGTAGTATGAAAGTAGCCGAAGGGATTACTCGTTATTGTCCAATCCTTGATTTATGTCATTTTACAACACTAAGCGACGATGAATTGTTAGAAGAGGTTTTACTTGAAGAAGCGTTAGAATGTGCTATCGATGATGCTTGCGGTTGTGGATGTGACGATGACTTTGATGATTATGATGAATTAGAAGATGAACATGATTGTCATTGTTGCCATCACGATATCGAAGATTACGCAGAAGAAGGAATGTAG
- the sufC gene encoding Fe-S cluster assembly ATPase SufC produces MQKPVLNISELRANVEDKEILKGVNLEIKGGEVHAIMGPNGTGKSTLSSTIMGHPKYKVTSGNVTLNGEDVLAMSVDERARAGLFLAMQYPAEVPGVTNSDFLRTAMQTRMEEGKDVPLFKFIRELDKSVTKLEMREDLPHRYLNEGFSGGEKKRNEILQMMMLKPNIAILDEIDSGLDVDALRIVGEAVNSMRSENFGCLLITHYQRLLDHIKPDFVHIMMKGRIVRSGGPELIERIDREGYDWIKKELGIEDERVIIPEEGRKVVSIGTCATKEMLDL; encoded by the coding sequence ATGCAAAAACCTGTTTTAAACATATCAGAATTACGTGCAAATGTTGAAGATAAAGAAATTTTAAAAGGCGTAAATTTAGAAATTAAGGGTGGAGAAGTTCATGCGATTATGGGTCCTAATGGGACAGGTAAATCAACACTATCTTCAACCATTATGGGGCATCCTAAATATAAAGTAACAAGTGGAAATGTTACATTAAATGGTGAAGATGTATTAGCGATGTCAGTTGATGAGCGTGCTCGTGCCGGATTATTCTTAGCGATGCAATATCCTGCAGAAGTTCCAGGTGTGACAAACTCAGACTTCTTACGTACAGCCATGCAAACACGTATGGAAGAAGGAAAAGACGTTCCTTTATTTAAATTTATCCGTGAATTAGATAAGAGCGTTACAAAACTTGAAATGCGTGAAGATTTACCTCACCGTTATTTAAATGAAGGATTCTCTGGTGGAGAGAAAAAACGTAATGAAATCTTACAAATGATGATGTTAAAACCAAACATTGCAATTTTAGATGAGATTGATTCAGGGCTTGACGTTGATGCATTACGTATTGTTGGAGAAGCTGTTAACTCAATGCGTTCTGAAAACTTTGGATGCTTATTAATCACTCACTATCAACGTTTATTAGACCACATTAAACCAGATTTCGTTCACATTATGATGAAAGGTCGTATCGTTCGTTCTGGTGGACCTGAGTTAATTGAACGTATCGATCGTGAAGGATACGATTGGATTAAAAAAGAATTAGGAATTGAAGATGAACGTGTGATCATTCCTGAAGAAGGTCGCAAAGTGGTTTCAATCGGAACTTGTGCAACTAAGGAAATGTTAGATCTATAA
- a CDS encoding YunC family protein — protein sequence MLHVNKINIEGYEFLTYEVELPKTTLFIVSHEKVGYIMCAALDIDFFNNSPKLIARKIIAGRAEGVRSIEQLLDAPLAKVTVAADEMGIKVGTIGRDALVLMAKSLEE from the coding sequence GTGTTACATGTAAATAAAATTAACATTGAAGGTTATGAATTTTTAACTTATGAGGTAGAGTTACCTAAAACAACTCTCTTTATCGTGTCACATGAAAAAGTAGGATATATCATGTGTGCTGCACTCGATATTGATTTCTTTAACAATTCTCCTAAATTAATTGCACGTAAAATTATTGCAGGACGCGCAGAAGGGGTTCGTAGTATTGAACAACTTTTAGATGCTCCACTTGCCAAGGTAACGGTTGCAGCTGATGAAATGGGAATTAAGGTTGGAACGATTGGTAGAGATGCCCTAGTTCTAATGGCTAAAAGTTTAGAAGAATAA
- a CDS encoding CBS domain-containing protein — protein sequence MEVKQFMTDGIEALTPTETVLNASRLMKKHNVGSIPVIDENSKVIGLVTDRDIVIRVFADILPMSTKIEDIMTHPVYTIEQHSEVGLAISLMADKQVRRLPVVDHDQKLVGMISLGDLAVHQLTDGRAEIALKEISEPNTNPNRDLEVDDFPL from the coding sequence ATGGAAGTAAAACAATTTATGACCGATGGCATTGAAGCCTTAACACCAACTGAAACGGTTCTTAACGCCTCTCGTCTTATGAAAAAACATAATGTCGGTTCGATTCCTGTCATCGATGAAAACTCAAAAGTCATTGGACTAGTAACAGACCGCGATATTGTCATTCGTGTATTTGCTGATATTCTTCCGATGAGTACCAAAATTGAAGATATCATGACTCATCCAGTTTATACAATTGAACAACATTCAGAAGTTGGATTAGCAATCTCTTTAATGGCAGATAAACAGGTTAGACGTCTCCCAGTCGTCGATCATGATCAAAAATTAGTAGGAATGATTTCTCTTGGAGATCTTGCCGTTCATCAACTAACCGATGGAAGAGCAGAAATAGCTTTAAAAGAAATTTCTGAACCTAATACGAATCCAAACCGAGATTTAGAGGTAGATGATTTTCCACTATAA
- the sufU gene encoding Fe-S cluster assembly sulfur transfer protein SufU produces MSFSNLEQLYRQVIMDHYKNPRNKGLLQQDGYHEVHLKNPTCGDDITVQVKVEDGKIIDLRHEGTGCSICCSSASVMSQTLKEKTLEEAQEITNNFYELVKGNEFDEDLDMGDAPVYQGVSKFPARVKCATISWKAAEQALNEMKK; encoded by the coding sequence GTGTCTTTTTCTAATTTAGAACAATTATATCGCCAAGTGATTATGGACCATTATAAAAATCCACGTAATAAAGGATTATTACAACAAGATGGATATCATGAGGTACATTTAAAAAATCCAACCTGTGGAGATGACATCACAGTTCAAGTTAAAGTTGAAGATGGAAAAATCATCGATCTACGTCATGAAGGAACTGGATGTTCTATTTGTTGTTCATCAGCTTCTGTTATGTCTCAAACATTGAAAGAGAAAACATTAGAAGAAGCTCAAGAGATTACAAATAACTTCTATGAACTTGTCAAAGGTAATGAGTTTGATGAAGATTTAGATATGGGAGATGCACCTGTTTATCAAGGTGTTTCTAAATTCCCGGCACGTGTAAAATGTGCAACCATTTCATGGAAAGCTGCTGAGCAAGCATTAAATGAAATGAAAAAATAA